One stretch of Podospora bellae-mahoneyi strain CBS 112042 chromosome 2, whole genome shotgun sequence DNA includes these proteins:
- a CDS encoding hypothetical protein (EggNog:ENOG503P7R3; COG:S), whose protein sequence is MSGGNLHQQQPDCKQPRPHWFAGELSSPSVASSGRSPSLTSLESVSSLESVSESALKTPTAPANWRADSNETKEAAGTTDQVVNKPGRRHNFRQGSPSSLFTSSGAATPTSSHRIPSVVKPTSQNTGIHAPQPSVERGRHEEDPAGSCGARDPDCFDSVSGVGSRLDTDGKQGHRAHEFSFVDDNSLKASPGLVSPSFSPQAGYRRKYSHERDRKAHILQQFESIRGVWPSDSVTAPSHNTSGSSLLFKAPIVKNITEIKSKLAFAGLLASTALSQPADRHNYTTPCPPSPSIGSDTTIRAAPHLLTTYSGQSIEVTSPAIQTTGSAPNTSEPLSSVPDPLSGAINISFGQLPNLNSDSSFSFDEQQQQQQQQKSSKHFEKEEMSGSVAGSVGAGERSPSSEQMRLSGGLSGRGQLAASTAGPFGGRARGIDNWRQRAQSPPLPRTGNGIYLFNLNHLSQADQYIDTTSSPSLGAVLAPANGNFAAGPSQGYNPGFSSPVAPRSPTLASFSSAPTRPAVLSPAARQQFTPFPGPSAATGIFSPGTPTVSAGLSFGDLAGGSGFSPVGFSGAPSFVDPSGFASLSLSDPAAARQGQLAHLRMRGDAGTGNLFSPPKSQPQGLYGVPSSSAGGGGSATTPTTTAPPAIPAPRPQNWDLAQYQSQYLITIGPDTQGYCFVRPDGSRTRLVPVDMLPFSLVGLPPSENDNDKLIELVIPTGMDRLCKNSNIERAVVQSAPNRHQDPIQNRIDHILLASDPQASSAAATTVSGPTSPSAAQPRKIKVYCDKWVHEGTCAFTQQGCKYKHEMPMDKATQHSLGLFHGLPTWWKKRQAELSRESERGPLERGGGVSVGGRFATGGSGGVTGTGAGAGAGAGAGAEGGHRRYGSSWSRWDSGSGGSGVGSASGMRRGSSSTGSESGFHSSNWRERHPAPG, encoded by the exons ATGTCTGGTGGTAACCtgcatcaacagcagcctgACTGCAAGCAGCCTAGGCCTCATTGGTTCGCTGGGGAGCTTTCATCGCCTTCCGTGGCATCTTCTGGCCGCTCTCCGTCATTGACCAGTCTTGAGTCCGTTTCTTCTCTTGAAAGTGTGTCAGAATCGGCCTTGAagacaccaacagcaccggcAAACTGGCGTGCTGATTCCAACGAGACAAAAGAAGCTGCAGGCACGACCGACCAAGTAGTAAATAAGCCAGGCAGGCGTCACAACTTTCGTCAGggctctccatcttctctgTTCACCAGTTCTGGTGCTGCGACTCCGACATCGTCTCATCGCATCCCTTCGGTAGTGAAGCCAACTTCTCAGAACACGGGTATTCATGCGCCACAACCCTCTGTTGAAAGGGGACGACACGAAGAAGATCCTGCTGGCAGTTGCGGAGCACGCGATCCTGACTGTTTTGATTCGGTTAGTGGTGTTGGGTCAAGGCTCGACACTGATGGTAAACAAGGCCACAGAG CTCACGAGTTCTCTTTTGTTGACGATAACAGTCTGAAGGCATCTCCAGGGCTTGTATCACCTAGCTTTTCCCCCCAAGCTGGATACCGGAGAAAGTATTCACATGAGCGTGACAGAAAAGCCCATATTTTGCAGCAGTTTGAGAGTATCAGAGGTGTTTGGCCGTCGGATTCTGTAACTG CTCCGTCGCACAATACAAGCGGGTCCAGCCTCCTTTTCAAAGCTCCAATCGTAAAGAACATCACCGAGATCAAATCTAAGCTCGCATTCGCTGGGCTTCTTGCCTCAACGGCCCTTTCTCAGCCGGCAGACAGGCACAACTACACCACCCCCTGTCCTCCTTCCCCGAGCATCGGCTCGGACACTACAATAAGGGCGGCCCCGCATCTGCTGACCACGTATTCCGGCCAATCAATAGAGGTCACATCACCAGCAATACAAACAACAGGCAGTGCCCCGAACACCTCCGAGCCATTGTCCTCCGTTCCGGACCCACTTTCCGGAGCCATAAATATCTCCTTCGGGCAGCTCCCGAACTTGAACTCAGattcctctttttcttttgatgagcaacagcaacagcaacagcaacaaaaatcGTCCAAGCATTttgaaaaagaagaaatgtCCGGCTCCGTCGCGGGTAGCGTTGGCGCTGGCGAGCGCTCGCCCTCAAGCGAGCAGATGCGTCTGTCTGGTGGTTTGAGTGGAAGAGGGCAGCTTGCTGCCAGCACTGCCGGCCCCTTTGGTGGTCGCGCGAGAG GCATTGACAACTGGCGCCAGCGAGCGCAGTCCCCGCCCCTGCCCAGGACCGGCAATGGTATATATCTATTCAACCTCAATCATCTGAGCCAAGCTGATCAGTATATAGAtacaacctcttctccttctctggGCGCGGTCCTTGCTCCCGCCAATGGCAACTTTGCTGCTGGCCCCTCCCAGGGGTATAACCCTGGCTTCTCTTCGCCTGTTGCGCCGCGCTCTCCCACCTTGgcgtctttttcttctgccccGACCCGCCCCGCCGTCCTGTCCCCTGCTGCCCGGCAGCAGTTCACTCCTTTCCCCGGCCCATCCGCCGCCACCGGCATCTTTTCGCCTGGCACTCCGACGGTCTCTGCCGGTCTCAGTTTTGGTGACCTTGCTGGTGGCTCCGGCTTCTCGCCCGTCGGCTTCTCTGGTGCTCCCAGCTTTGTCGACCCGTCTGGTTTCGCCTCTCTGTCGCTCTCTGACCCCGCGGCCGCCCGCCAAGGCCAGCTCGCCCATCTGCGAATGAGGGGTGATGCTGGGACTGGCAATCTTTTCTCGCCCCCGAAATCCCAGCCCCAGGGGCTGTACGGAGTCCCTTCGTCTtctgccggtggtggtggctcgGCCACgaccccaaccacaaccgcTCCCCCGGCGATCCCGGCCCCGCGCCCCCAGAACTGGGATCTGGCTCAGTACCAGAGCCAGTATCTGATCACCATCGGCCCTGATACCCAGGGATACTGTTTTGTCCGCCCTGACGGCAGCCGGACCCGACTGGTGCCCGTTGACATGCTCCCATTCTCGCTCGTTGGGCTTCCGCCTTCGGAGAACGACAATGACAAGCTCATTGAGTTGGTGATTCCCACCGGTATGGATCGACTCTGCAAGAATAGCAATATTGAGCGGGCGGTTGTTCAG TCCGCCCCTAATCGCCATCAAGACCCCATCCAG AACCGTATTGACCATATCCTGCTCGCGTCTGATCCTCAGGCTTCTTCTGCTGCCGCCACTACCGTTTCCGGTCCGACTTCCCCTTCTGCCGCACAGCCTAGAAAGATCAAGGTCTATTGCGACAAGTGGGTTCACGAGGGCACCTGCGCGTTCACCCAACAAGGATGCAAGTACAAGCACGAGATGCCTATGGACAAGGCCACACAGCACAGTTTGGGGCTGTTTCATGGTTTGCCTACctggtggaagaagaggcaggcAGAGCTGTCTCGCGAGAGCGAGCGGGGTCCTCTGGAGCGCGGTGGGGGTGTTTCCGTTGGTGGAAGGTTTGCTACGGGCGGTTCTGGTGGCGTCACCGGCACTGGCGCTGGCGCCGGTGCTGGcgccggtgctggtgccgaAGGTGGTCACAGACGATATGGTTCGAGCTGGTCGCGCTGGGAcagtgggagtggtggaagCGGTGTGGGGAGCGCATCTGGTATGCGCCGCGGTTCTTCTTCTACTGGTAGTGAGTCTGGTTTCCATTCTTCCAACTGGAGAGAGCGTCACCCGGCCCCGGGGTAA
- a CDS encoding hypothetical protein (EggNog:ENOG503P2WG; COG:O; COG:T), which translates to MESTLATLVAFPSAAQLGDNEEYHKAAQAHTKTLTRLSADSKWASEAPQLIERLDPATHSLSYLYVLQTLKSSNGYLLDDLLLKLTTFLTSFDAGQIRYAGHAFTKLLTQPRLQDLFPASIAVELITTALLRLDPTGSVLTSHHTYLVRFAYMTNNIEPVLPIIEKSIVFYPGMKGSTSTRNLSDPDLPPSDFITVENDFTKSLENKDILEHDLLRGLCFIQRRSWQQAFDAFERVITYPSRDNTNASKIQVEAYSKWVLVGLLLNGKAPVLPPTTPNGPRKVYEVTGKPYYSLAQAFEKRTAESFKTEYEGLSQGFWDEEKNVSLLKLVIEHYQKWQILNLRHVYSRISLEQIRTQTQSAETAAPLGSVQEIEALVQGMIDEGLLQGEVVHPENGLAYLAFSSTADDLSEEEFTRRMVATAQRIKALGPVVKATNERLASNKDYLKWLAQQKKHEQQGQSQGGGPVDVTGFGDVVEDEDLMTGIVAG; encoded by the exons ATGGAATCGACACTCGCGACGCTTGTGGCTTTCCCGTCGGCGGCGCAGCTTGGGGATAATGAGGAATACCACAAGGCGGCGCAAGCACACACGAAGACAttgacgaggttgtcggCCGACTCCAAGTGGGCTTCGGAAGCTCCCCAGCTTATTGAG CGACTCGATCCAGCTACCCATTCTCTATCCTACCTCTATGTGCTGCAGACCTTGAAATCGTCGAATGGCTACCTTCTCGACGACCTGTTGCTAaagctcaccaccttcctcacaTCATTCGACGCCGGCCAGATTCGATATGCTGGGCATGCGTTCACAAAGCTGTTAACACAGCCACGGCTGCAGGATTTGTTTCCT GCTTCCATTGCGGTCGAGCTCATCACCACAGCGCTTCTCCGCCTCGATCCCACCGGGTCGGTTCTCACTAGCCACCATACCTACCTCGTCCGATTTGCCTACATGACCAACAACATCGAGCCTGTGTTGCCCATCATCGAGAAGAGCATCGTGTTCTACCCTGGCATGAAGGGCTCGACAAGCACTCGAAATCTTAGCGATCCCGATCTTCCTCCCTCGGATTTTATTACTGTCGAAAACGACTTCACCAAATCCTTGGAGAACAAAGACATCCTCGAGCATGACCTCCTGCGCGGGCTTTGTTTTATTCAGAGACGATCCTGGCAGCAAGCTTTCGATGCCTTTGAGCGGGTGATTACCTATCCTTCCAGAGACAACACCAACGCAAGCAAAATTCAAGTGGAAGCTTATAGCAAGTGGGTTTTGGTTGGACTCTTGCTCAACGGGAAGGCACCTGTTCTCCCACCTACCACGCCAAACGGGCCACGAAAAGTCTACGAGGTTACGGGCAAACCATACTACTCGTTGGCGCAGGCATTTGAGAAGCGAACAGCGGAATCTTTCAAGACAGAATACGAAGGGCTGTCTCAGGGTTTctgggacgaggagaagaatgTTTCTCTTCTGAAGCTGGTGATTGAGCACTATCAGAAGTGGCAGATTTTGAATTTGAGACATGTCTACTCCAGAATCTCTCTCGAGCAAATACGGACTCAAACACAATCCGCCGAGACGGCTGCGCCCTTGGGATCGGTGCAGGAGATCGAGGCGTTGGTCCAGGGAATGATTGACGAGGGCCTCCTgcaaggggaggtggtgcacCCAGAGAATGGCCTGGCGTATTTAGCGTTTAGCTCTACGGCGGACGACTTGAGCGAGGAAGAGTtcacgaggaggatggtggcgaCTGCGCAGAGGATCAAGGCGCTGGGGCCAGTGGTCAAGGCTACGAATGAGAGGTTGGCAAGTAACAAGGATTACCTGAAGTGGTTGgcgcagcagaagaagcatGAGCAGCAAGGGCAGAGTCAGGGTGGGGGGCCGGTGGATGTGACGGgttttggggatgtggtggaggatgaggatttgATGACGGGGATTGTGGCCGGCTAG
- the RFA1 gene encoding Replication factor A protein 1 (COG:L; BUSCO:EOG09262387; EggNog:ENOG503NV3W): MAEQAITQGAIEAIFSDPERARAQYPVPVLQCLQIKTLDSKGGGAPERYRIVLSDVRNYVQCMLATQANHVVHEGKLKRGGIVRMKSYQAQALKGKNVLIVLELEAIESLGAPDKIGNPVGLEGGAKLEEAQPAAAPAAPAFYGAPKGEPTQESKSQVQRQLASRPNNNNHNNNTRTSGGVSSTIYPIEALSPYAHKWTIKARLTHKSDIKTWHKNNGEGKLFSVNLLDESSEIKATMFNDQVDQFYDVLQEGQVYYISAPCRVQLAKKQFSNLPNDYELTFERDTVVEKAEDQSSVPQVRFNFCNIQELQSVEKDATVDVLGVLKTVHEVSSITSKSTQKPYDKRELELVDQTGYSVRVTVWGKTATEFQGKPEEVIAFKGTRVSDFNGRSLSLLSSGTMAIDPDIPEAHALKGWYDSTGRHSDFATHSNMSSVGAASGRTNEILMIQQVKEKDVGFDKPEYFSVQATIVHVKQDNFCYPACRSEGCNKKVTDMGDGTWRCEKCDVTHDRPEYRYILNFNCSDHTGQIWLSCFDEQGRKLLGASADELMEWKQIKESGDASDEARKEAEVRFSTAFDSANCRKMTFRARAKMDTYGEQQRVRYQLMEATPLDYKMEGNRLAEMIRQLGV; the protein is encoded by the exons ATGGCGGAGCAAGCGATCACACAAGGTGCTATAGA AGCCATCTTTTCCGATCCTGAGCGCGCCCGTGCGCAGTATCCCGTTCCGGTTCTGCAGTGCCTCCAGATCAAGACCCTCGACTCAAAAGGCGGCGGTGCGCCAGAACGATACCGCATCGTCCTCAGCGATGTCCGTAACTATGTGCAGTGCATGCTGGCCACCCAGGCCAACCATGTCGTTCACGAGGGGAAGCTCAAGCGTGGAGGAATCGTGCGCATGAAGTCATACCAAGCCCAGGCcctcaagggcaagaa CGTTCTTATTGTATTAGAGCTCGAGGCCATCGAGTCACTTGGTGCGCCGGACAAGATTGGAAACCCTGTTGGCTTGGAAGGAGGAGCGAAgcttgaagaagctcaacctgctgctgctcctgctgcgccCGCCTTTTATGGTGCCCCCAAGGGCGAGCCGACCCAAGAGTCCAAGTCCCAGGTCCAGAGACAACTGGCGTCAcgccccaacaacaacaaccacaacaacaacactcgCACCAGCGGAGGTGTCAGCAGTACCATCTATCCCATCGAGGCACTATCCCCCTATGCTCACAAGTGGACGATCAAGGCGAGACTCACCCACAAGTCGGACATCAAGACATGGCACAAAAACAACGGCGAAGGAAAGCTTTTTAGCGTCAACTTGTTGGACGAGAGCAGCGAGATCAAGGCCACCATGTTCAACGATCAGGTCGACCAATTCTACGATGTTCTTCAGGAGGGCCAGGTGTACTATATTTCTGCACCCTGCAGAGTCCAGCTTGCGAAGAAGCAGTTCAGCAACCTTCCTAACGACTACGAGCTCACGTTTGAGCGGGATACAGTTGTCGAGAAGGCTGAAGATCAGAGCTCAGTACCACAAGTTCGGTTCAACTTCTGCAACATCCAAGAGCTCCAAAGCGTTGAGAAGGACGCCACGGTTGATGTTCTCGGTGTGCTCAAGACGGTGCATGAGGTTTCATCGATCACATCCAAGAGCACTCAGAAACCATACGACAAGCGTGagttggagctggtggacCAAACTGGCTACTCGGTGCGTGTTACCGTATGGGGCAAGACAGCTACCGAGTTCCAGGGCAAGCCGGAGGAAGTCATTGCGTTCAAGGGCACCCGTGTCAGTGACTTCAACGGCAGGAGTTTGTCTCTTTTGTCATCTGGCACCATGGCCATTGACCCTGATATTCCAGAGGCCCATGCTCTCAAGGGCTGGTATGACTCTACCGGCAGGCACAGCGACTTCGCGACGCATAGTAACATGTCGTCAGTCGGTGCTGCCTCGGGTCGCACCAACGAGATCCTGATGATCCAgcaggtgaaggagaaggatgttGGCTTTGACAAGCCCGAATACTTTTCCGTTCAGGCCACCATTGTTCACGTCAAGCAGGACAACTTCTGCTACCCGGCGTGCCGCAGTGAGGGTTGCAACAAGAAGGTCACCGACATGGGTGACGGCACCTGGCGCTGCGAGAAATGCGATGTTACGCACGACAGGCCGGAGTATCGGTACATCTTGAACTTCAACTGCAGCGACCATACTGGCCAGATCTGGCTGAGCTGCTTCGATGAGCAGGGCAGGAAGTTGCTTGGCGCGTCGGCAGATGAGCTCATGGAGTGGAAGCAGATCAAGGAGTCTGGTGATGCTTCAGATGAGGCCaggaaggaggcggaggttcGATTTAGCACTGCGTTTGATAGTGCAAACTGCAGGAAGATGACGTTCCGGGCTCGGGCCAAGATGGATACGTATGGTGAACAGCAACG GGTGCGCTATCAGCTTATGGAGGCGACGCCACTGGATTACAAGATGGAAGGCAACCGGTTGGCAGAGATGATCAGGCAGCTGGGTGTGTAG